A region from the Arachis ipaensis cultivar K30076 chromosome B01, Araip1.1, whole genome shotgun sequence genome encodes:
- the LOC107631773 gene encoding uncharacterized protein LOC107631773: MEGIKIKNGEELIKVGTTGTISSLMMKELDQNSAAPNQQIPSSLSKPQQLSTSVAAGNPGKQLQPRKSLDEASSSGSSGIATKTRLNGRHNRHRIPMLNSDGFPAERTSIKHRNNKKRSNIVEVVDIKCGHPNKAWGNPISNSLKKLGFSKLSESIV, from the coding sequence ATGGAAGGTATCAAGATCAAGAATGGAGAAGAACTAATCAAAGTAGGAACTACAGGCACAATCAGTTCACTGATGATGAAAGAATTGGATCAAAACTCTGCTGCACCAAACCAGCAGATACCTTCTTCGCTAAGTAAGCCTCAACAACTGTCTACTTCGGTTGCAGCCGGAAATCCTGGGaaacaactacaaccaaggaagtCATTAGATGAAGCCAGCAGCAGCGGAAGCTCTGGGATTGCCACGAAAACAAGACTCAATGGTAGGCATAATAGACATCGAATACCAATGCTAAATTCGGATGGTTTTCCGGCAGAGAGAACTTCGATTAAGCATAGAAATAACAAGAAGAGATCCAACATTGTTGAAGTGGTGGACATTAAATGTGGCCATCCCAATAAAGCTTGGGGTAATCCTATATCGAATTCGCTCAAGAAGCTCGGATTCTCAAAGCTTTCGGAGAGCATTGTCTAA
- the LOC107631688 gene encoding DEAD-box ATP-dependent RNA helicase 28 isoform X1: MAPFLFEPQSDEEIEHSEEEEASEPESEPGSEPEESEGEEEEEDEQEASRISKEKKKKKTQSPWDFAKYTESVAEEHARRSTTSVDEKISKALKQRSTPLAVPSQNNDVDDSSDSEPDKQEDYRPDEEDEEEGNAGDSKSFFAPSDGASFHADSFLQLHLSRPLLRACEALGYAKPTPIQAACIPLALNGRDICGSAITGSGKTAAFALPTLERLLFRPKRMHAIRVLILTPTRELAVQVHSMIEKLAQFTDIRCCLVVGGLSTKVQEAALRSMPDIVVATPGRMIDHLRNSMSVDLDDLAVLILDEADRLLELGFSAEIHELVRMCPKKRQTMLFSATMTEEVDDLIKLSLTKPVRLSADPSAKRPAALTEEVVRIRRLREANQEAVLLAMCSKTFTSKVIIFSGTKQAAHRLKIIFGLAGLKAAELHGNLTQAQRLEALEQFRKQEVDFLIATDVAARGLDIIGVQTVINYACPRDLTSYVHRVGRTARAGREGCAVTFVTDNDRSLLKAIAKRAGSKLKSRIVAEQSIHKWSHIIEQLEDQIAEVLEEEREERALRKAEMEATKAENLIAHKEEIFSRPKRTWFVTETEKKVAAKAAKASINNDKSSGKVISAQEAEDLKMKEKRKREREKNLPRKKRRKLEAAREMLEDEGDDDKPEAKGANKKEKGGLSLVDVAYRRAKAVKAVKKAMDSGKIVKKNKKNTDRPSRKSSSRTQEMQELFQADMKDKKPKRRGAGAGKKSKSSFKSKSRYKRR; this comes from the exons ATGGCTCCCTTCTTATTCGAACCCCAAAGCGACGAAGAGATCGAACActccgaagaagaagaagcatccgAACCAGAATCAGAACCAGGATCCGAACCGGAAGAAtcagaaggagaagaagaagaagaagacgaacaAGAAGCTTCTAGAATctcaaaggagaagaagaagaagaaaacacagtCTCCGTGGGACTTCGCCAAGTACACTGAGTCAGTTGCGGAGGAGCACGCTCGCCGGAGTACAACCTCCGTTGATGAAAAAATCTCCAAAGCATTAAAACAGCGCTCAACACCTCTCGCGGTTCCTTCGCAAAACAACGACGTTGACGACTCATCAGATTCCGAACCTGATAAACAG GAAGATTATAGAccagatgaagaagatgaagaggagggcAATGCGGGTGATAGCAAGTCCTTTTTCGCTCCTTCTGATGGAGCATCTTTCCATGCGGATTCGTTCTTGCAGCTTCATTTGTCACGGCCTTTGCTCAGGGCTTGTGAGGCCTTGGGGTATGCTAAACCAACGCCAATTCAG GCAGCTTGTATACCATTGGCGTTGAATGGTCGTGATATATGTGGAAGTGCCATTACTGGGTCAGGAAAG ACAGCTGCATTTGCACTTCCCACATTAGAGAGGTTGTTGTTCCGTCCTAAACGCATGCATGCAATAAGGGTCCTTATTCTTACACCAACCAGAGAGTTAGCAGTACA AGTTCACAGTATGATAGAGAAGCTTGCTCAATTTACTGATATTAGATGTTGCCTGGTTGTTGGGGGTTTGTCAACGAAG GTGCAAGAAGCTGCTTTGAGATCAATGCCAGACATTGTTGTTGCTACCCCAGGACGTATGATAGACCATTTACGTAATTCTATGTCAGTGGATTTGGATGATCTTGCTGTGCTAATCCTTGATGAGGCGGATCGTCTTTTAGAGCTTGGATTTAGTGCTGAAATTCATGAACTT GTTCGCATGTGTCCCAAGAAAAGGCAGACAATGCTATTTTCAGCAACAATGACTGAGGAGGTTGATGACCTTATTAAGTTGTCCCTAACAAAACCCGTGCGTCTTTCTGCTGATCCATCTGCTAAACGGCCTGCAGCCTTGACTGAgga ggTGGTTAGGATACGAAGATTGCGTGAAGCAAATCAGGAAGCAGTTCTTCTTGCAATGTGCTCCAAAACTTTTACTTCTAAAGTTATCATCTTCAG TGGAACAAAGCAAGCTGCACATAGGTTGAAGATTATATTTGGATTAGCTGGTCTGAAAGCTGCTGAGCTTCATGGAAATCTTACTCAAGCCCAGCGCCTTGAA GCTTTGGAACAATTCAGGAAGCAAGAAGTTGACTTTTTGATTGCAACTGATGTGGCTGCTCGT GGCCTTGACATCATAGGTGTTCAAACAGTTATCAACTATGCATGTCCTCGCGATCTTACCAG CTATGTTCATCGAGTGGGTCGTACAGCAAGAGCTGGCCGAGAAGGATGCGCCGTCACATTTGTGACTGATAATGACCGGTCACTTCTAAAAGCAATT GCAAAGAGAGCTGGTTCAAAGCTGAAGAGCCGAATTGTAGCCGAACAATCCATACATAAATGGTCTCATATAATTGAGCAATTGGAGGATCAAATTGCAGAAGTACTTGAAGAAGAGAG GGAAGAAAGAGCCCTAAGAAAAGCTGAAATGGAGGCCACAAAG GCTGAAAACTTGATTGCTCATAAGGAAGAGATCTTTTCCCGCCCCAAAAGAACCTGGTTTGTAACAGAGACAGAAAAGAAGGTTGCTGCAAAGGCAGCAAAG GCATCTATTAATAACGACAAGAGTTCTGGAAAGGTAATAAGTGCTCAGGAAGCCGAAGACCTCAAAATGAAGGAAAAGAGGAAGCGAGAGCGAGAG AAAAATTTGCCGAGAAAGAAGCGTAGAAAATTGGAAGCGGCTAGAGAGATGTTGGAAGATGAAGGAGATGATGACAAACCAGAA GCTAAGGGGgcaaataagaaagaaaagggtGGACTTTCACTTGTTGATGTCGCTTATCGACGAGCAAAAGCAGTGAAGGCTGTCAAGAAGGCAATGGATTCAGGCAAGATcgtgaagaagaacaaaaagaatACCGATCGTCCTTCACGTAAGTCGTCTTCAAGGACACAGGAGATGCAGGAGCTATTCCAGGCTGACATGAAGGACAAAAAGCCGAAAAGAAGAGGTGCTGGAGCAGGAAAGAAATCTAAGAGTTCGTTCAAGAGCAAGTCAAG gTACAAGCGCAGGTAG
- the LOC107631688 gene encoding DEAD-box ATP-dependent RNA helicase 28 isoform X2 — MAPFLFEPQSDEEIEHSEEEEASEPESEPGSEPEESEGEEEEEDEQEASRISKEKKKKKTQSPWDFAKYTESVAEEHARRSTTSVDEKISKALKQRSTPLAVPSQNNDVDDSSDSEPDKQEDYRPDEEDEEEGNAGDSKSFFAPSDGASFHADSFLQLHLSRPLLRACEALGYAKPTPIQAACIPLALNGRDICGSAITGSGKTAAFALPTLERLLFRPKRMHAIRVLILTPTRELAVQVHSMIEKLAQFTDIRCCLVVGGLSTKVQEAALRSMPDIVVATPGRMIDHLRNSMSVDLDDLAVLILDEADRLLELGFSAEIHELVRMCPKKRQTMLFSATMTEEVDDLIKLSLTKPVRLSADPSAKRPAALTEEVVRIRRLREANQEAVLLAMCSKTFTSKVIIFSGTKQAAHRLKIIFGLAGLKAAELHGNLTQAQRLEALEQFRKQEVDFLIATDVAARGLDIIGVQTVINYACPRDLTSYVHRVGRTARAGREGCAVTFVTDNDRSLLKAIAKRAGSKLKSRIVAEQSIHKWSHIIEQLEDQIAEVLEEEREERALRKAEMEATKAENLIAHKEEIFSRPKRTWFVTETEKKVAAKAAKASINNDKSSGKVISAQEAEDLKMKEKRKRERE, encoded by the exons ATGGCTCCCTTCTTATTCGAACCCCAAAGCGACGAAGAGATCGAACActccgaagaagaagaagcatccgAACCAGAATCAGAACCAGGATCCGAACCGGAAGAAtcagaaggagaagaagaagaagaagacgaacaAGAAGCTTCTAGAATctcaaaggagaagaagaagaagaaaacacagtCTCCGTGGGACTTCGCCAAGTACACTGAGTCAGTTGCGGAGGAGCACGCTCGCCGGAGTACAACCTCCGTTGATGAAAAAATCTCCAAAGCATTAAAACAGCGCTCAACACCTCTCGCGGTTCCTTCGCAAAACAACGACGTTGACGACTCATCAGATTCCGAACCTGATAAACAG GAAGATTATAGAccagatgaagaagatgaagaggagggcAATGCGGGTGATAGCAAGTCCTTTTTCGCTCCTTCTGATGGAGCATCTTTCCATGCGGATTCGTTCTTGCAGCTTCATTTGTCACGGCCTTTGCTCAGGGCTTGTGAGGCCTTGGGGTATGCTAAACCAACGCCAATTCAG GCAGCTTGTATACCATTGGCGTTGAATGGTCGTGATATATGTGGAAGTGCCATTACTGGGTCAGGAAAG ACAGCTGCATTTGCACTTCCCACATTAGAGAGGTTGTTGTTCCGTCCTAAACGCATGCATGCAATAAGGGTCCTTATTCTTACACCAACCAGAGAGTTAGCAGTACA AGTTCACAGTATGATAGAGAAGCTTGCTCAATTTACTGATATTAGATGTTGCCTGGTTGTTGGGGGTTTGTCAACGAAG GTGCAAGAAGCTGCTTTGAGATCAATGCCAGACATTGTTGTTGCTACCCCAGGACGTATGATAGACCATTTACGTAATTCTATGTCAGTGGATTTGGATGATCTTGCTGTGCTAATCCTTGATGAGGCGGATCGTCTTTTAGAGCTTGGATTTAGTGCTGAAATTCATGAACTT GTTCGCATGTGTCCCAAGAAAAGGCAGACAATGCTATTTTCAGCAACAATGACTGAGGAGGTTGATGACCTTATTAAGTTGTCCCTAACAAAACCCGTGCGTCTTTCTGCTGATCCATCTGCTAAACGGCCTGCAGCCTTGACTGAgga ggTGGTTAGGATACGAAGATTGCGTGAAGCAAATCAGGAAGCAGTTCTTCTTGCAATGTGCTCCAAAACTTTTACTTCTAAAGTTATCATCTTCAG TGGAACAAAGCAAGCTGCACATAGGTTGAAGATTATATTTGGATTAGCTGGTCTGAAAGCTGCTGAGCTTCATGGAAATCTTACTCAAGCCCAGCGCCTTGAA GCTTTGGAACAATTCAGGAAGCAAGAAGTTGACTTTTTGATTGCAACTGATGTGGCTGCTCGT GGCCTTGACATCATAGGTGTTCAAACAGTTATCAACTATGCATGTCCTCGCGATCTTACCAG CTATGTTCATCGAGTGGGTCGTACAGCAAGAGCTGGCCGAGAAGGATGCGCCGTCACATTTGTGACTGATAATGACCGGTCACTTCTAAAAGCAATT GCAAAGAGAGCTGGTTCAAAGCTGAAGAGCCGAATTGTAGCCGAACAATCCATACATAAATGGTCTCATATAATTGAGCAATTGGAGGATCAAATTGCAGAAGTACTTGAAGAAGAGAG GGAAGAAAGAGCCCTAAGAAAAGCTGAAATGGAGGCCACAAAG GCTGAAAACTTGATTGCTCATAAGGAAGAGATCTTTTCCCGCCCCAAAAGAACCTGGTTTGTAACAGAGACAGAAAAGAAGGTTGCTGCAAAGGCAGCAAAG GCATCTATTAATAACGACAAGAGTTCTGGAAAGGTAATAAGTGCTCAGGAAGCCGAAGACCTCAAAATGAAGGAAAAGAGGAAGCGAGAGCGAGAG TAA
- the LOC107631605 gene encoding microtubule-associated protein TORTIFOLIA1 yields MSSQTHTRTSKPTTKPSQQQHSSSKTPQSHSHSSSTPSTTTTNASSLSTHLAMVELKQRILTSISKLSDRDTHQIAIEDLEKTILTLSPESIPMILNSLYDAASADPKPAVKKDSLRLLTFVCASHPDAAVPHLTKILAAVVRRLKDADSGIREACREAVGALAAQYLRGGSNGNGNGGGDNGAGAGSVVALFVRPLFEAMGEQNKGVQAGAAACLAKMVESAGGDGGGGGALVPAFQKICPRICKLLGSPNFLAKAAILPVVSSLSQVGAITPQSLEHLLPSIHDCLTSTDWATRKAAADALSSLALHSRGLVADGAASTVAVLEDCRFDKIKPVRDSMTEALQLWKNIAGKGDGSPDDSKPVSGDGDKSSASPLPETSAKLNLGDRKIDPSAKESPAGTSDVDSTGKAKAAGISEKAVVILKKKAPALSDKELNPEFFQKLERRGSDDLPVEVVLPRRGLNSSSSNNEEESGANAKDSKERNIPNHMLDRGNDRNSKQHSFDDFAPDKRMNAKELRAKAFDTDDRTEIDQREGSSNLAGQSEVSFSNNRGNWLAIQRQLLQLERQQVHLMNMLQDFMGGSHDGMVTLENRVRGLERIVEDMSRDLSISSGRRGSNFTGFEGSSRPSSKYNGFNDYSTAKYGRGGDGRTPFSERFSQADGNALGMRGRGPSWRSDTSEGWDFPGYGASRNGQISTRRAFGGSSVDARSPKSVPEGDQGGSRRAWDKAALPIRLGEGPSARSVWQASKDEATLEAIRVAGEDNGTARATRVAIPEMTAEAMADDNVGQDRDAIWTSWSNAMHALQVGDIDSAFAEVLSTADDLLLVKLMDRTGPVIDQLSNEIACEIMPAIGQFLLDQNLHDICFSWIQQLLEIVFDNGPETFGIPMEVKKELLLNLHEASSADTAEEWEGMPPDQLLLQLASAWEIDLQQHDK; encoded by the exons ATGAGTTCCCAGACTCATACTCGAACCTCTAAACCCACAACAAAACCCTCTCAACAACAACACTCTTCATCAAAAACACCACAATCACACTCACACTCTTCTTCAACgccttcaacaacaacaacaaatgcTTCGTCTCTATCTACCCACCTTGCTATGGTGGAACTCAAGCAGAGGATCCTAACTTCCATTTCCAAGCTCTCGGACCGAGACACACACCAGATCGCAATCGAAGACCTCGAAAAGACCATTTTGACCCTCTCCCCTGAATCAATTCCAATGATACTCAACTCCCTATACGACGCCGCATCAGCTGACCCTAAACCCGCCGTCAAGAAAGACTCTCTCCGCCTCCTCACCTTTGTTTGCGCTTCCCATCCCGACGCCGCCGTCCCTCACCTTACGAAGATCCTCGCTGCCGTCGTTCGCCGCCTCAAGGACGCTGATTCCGGCATCCGTGAGGCGTGCCGTGAGGCAGTTGGAGCACTTGCCGCTCAGTATTTGAGAGGAGGAAGCAATGGCAATGGTAATGGTGGTGGTGATAATGGTGCTGGAGCTGGTTCGGTTGTGGCGTTGTTTGTGAGGCCGTTGTTTGAGGCGATGGGAGAGCAGAACAAGGGAGTTCAGGCTGGTGCCGCGGCTTGTTTGGCGAAGATGGTGGAATCCGCCGGCggcgatggtggtggtggtggggcgCTGGTGCCGGCGTTCCAGAAGATTTGTCCAAGGATCTGTAAGCTGCTTGGAAGCCCTAATTTCTTGGCGAAGGCTGCAATCTTGCCTGTTGTTTCCAGCTTGTCACAG GTTGGAGCAATTACACCACAAAGCTTGGAACACTTGCTTCCTAGCATTCATGACTGCCTTACCAGTACTGATTGGGCAACACGTAAAGCAGCGGCTGACGCATTAAGTTCCTTGGCTCTGCACTCTAGGGGTTTGGTTGCCGATGGAGCAGCATCTACGGTAGCAGTACTGGAGGATTGCCGGTTTGACAAG ATAAAACCTGTGAGAGACAGCATGACGGAGGCATTGCAATTGTGGAAAAATATTGCAGGGAAAGGAGATGGATCCCCTGATGATTCAAAGCCTGTATCTGGTG ATGGTGACAAATCTAGTGCATCTCCTTTACCAGAAACAAGTGCAAAATTAAATCTTGGGGACAGGAAGATTGATCCTTCAGCAAAGGAGTCGCCCGCAGGTACTTCAGATGTGGATTCCACTGGCAAAGCAAAAGCAGCTGGCATCTCAGAGAAAGCGGTTGTAATATTAAAAAAGAAAGCACCTGCCTTAAGTGATAAAGAATTAAACCCAGAATTTTTCCAGAAACTTGAAAGAAGGGGTTCGGATGATTTGCCAGTGGAAGTAGTTCTTCCTCGGAGAGGTCTCAATTCTTCAAGCTCAAACAATGAGGAGGAATCTGGGGCTAATGCTAAAGATTCAAAAGAGAGAAACATCCCCAATCACATGTTAGACAGAGGCAATGATAGAAATTCCAAACAACATAGTTTTGATGATTTTGCACCTGATAAGAGGATGAATGCAAAAGAACTGAGGGCAAAAGCATTTGATACTGATGATAGAACTGAAATTGATCAAAGGGAGGGTTCTTCAAATCTTGCCGGTCAATCAGAAGTATCCTTCTCCAATAACAGGGGAAACTGGTTGGCCATCCAGAGGCAGCTACTGCAGCTAGAAAGGCAACAGGTTCATTTGATGAACATGCTGCAG GATTTCATGGGTGGATCTCATGATGGCATGGTGACACTAGAGAACAGAGTTCGAGGTCTAGAAAGAATTGTTGAAGACATGTCACGTGATTTATCGATATCATCTGGTCGTAGAGGTAGTAACTTCACAGGGTTTGAGGGGTCCAGTAGGCCTTCTAGCAAGTATAATGGTTTTAATGACTATTCCACTGCTAAATATGGAAGAGGTGGTGATGGACGTACTCCATTTAGCGAAAGATTTTCTCAAGCAGATGGAAATGCATTAGGTATGAGGGGAAGAGGGCCATCTTGGAGATCTGACACGTCTGAGGGATGGGATTTTCCTGGGTATGGTGCTTCCAGAAATGGGCAGATTTCCACACGGAGGGCTTTTGGTGGTAGTTCTGTTGATGCGAGATCACCAAAATCAGTTCCTGAAGGTGATCAAGGGGGCAGCAGGAGAGCTTGGGATAAAGCAGCACTGCCCATTCGGCTTGGAGAGGGGCCTTCTGCAAGAAGTGTCTGGCAAGCTTCCAAGGATGAAGCTACCTTGGAAGCGATTCGAGTTGCTGGGGAGGACAATGGAACAGCTCGAGCAACAAGAGTTGCAATCCCCGAAATGACTGCAGAAGCTATGGCTGATGACAATGTTGGACAAGATAGGGATGCCATCTGGACTTCTTGGAGCAATGCAATGCATGCCCTTCAAGTGGGTGATATTGATTCGGCCTTCGCAGAAGTGTTATCCACTGCAGATGATCTTTTGCTTGTAAAACTTATGGATAGAACGGGTCCTGTAATTGACCAACTTTCAAATGAGATTGCATGTGAGATTATGCCTGCCATCGGACAATTCTTGCTGGACCAGAACCTGCATGATATCTGTTTCTCTTGGATTCAACAG TTGTTGGAGATAGTGTTCGATAATGGTCCCGAAACCTTTGGGATTCCAATGGAAGTTAAGAAAGAGCTCTTACTGAATTTGCATGAAGCTTCCTCAGCTGACACAGCTGAGGAATGGGAAGGTATGCCACCAGATCAACTTCTATTGCAGTTGGCCTCGGCCTGGGAAATCGATCTGCAGCAGCATGACAAATAG